A genomic window from Streptomyces broussonetiae includes:
- a CDS encoding sensor histidine kinase encodes MSHLRAPATRADRREGGRHGRPVARTAPALPETHIRPQLVRLAVLPPLAVALSATAAVLFSIRSTGARTGPTLWAVLAGGVAVTVAAILIAAVAADRAARAVSDRVDVLRRAAARGEADLHALVDALRQGETPPQRSSRRRLPEDADDFELLAADLARAHDGAVTAVVRAAQLSSHAGNEQKLEVFVNLARRLQSLVHREISILDELENEIEDPDLLKGLFHVDHLATRIRRHAENLAVLGGAVSRRQWSNPVSMTEVLRSAIAEVEQYSRVKLVPPIDGELRGHAVADVIHLLAELIENASVFSAPHTQVLLRANLVTSGLAVEVEDRGLGMPVGEQNRMNALLADPDQVNVASLLADGRIGLYVVSQLARRHGIHVRLQTNIYGGVQAVLVVPQALLGTVAGAPAESSGAGAPQPREAADTGAPSPMPSPVPAVWSEEGRGPLSETSGTGTGQTSGTGQTSGTGRTSGTGRRRHAQGGTGRYGAESGSGQSGSGRSAAEATGAGAGSVRSEAEAVGSGRGPGAPAPLPVRGARQDRPTPAAAVPGIGAGDRSVVEAHDGILPTPRAGTVRGTMGKPQLPRRRAQEHIVPQLRGGPAPRQDADTVAGHDPGLMAAFQRGIGLAEAQQHMQHMEHVERMAAVPMEPVPMESAFMVPVSMDPAPTEPGSLESASMNGPDLLEPVEPAPIPQGRAHTPGFDGAGGAGRPDGSAPAG; translated from the coding sequence ATGTCTCACCTCCGAGCACCGGCCACGCGCGCCGACCGCCGGGAGGGCGGCCGGCACGGGCGACCGGTCGCCCGCACCGCTCCCGCACTGCCCGAAACGCACATACGGCCTCAGCTCGTGCGGCTCGCCGTACTGCCGCCCCTCGCGGTCGCGCTCAGCGCCACCGCCGCGGTCCTGTTCAGCATCCGCTCCACCGGCGCCCGCACCGGCCCCACCCTGTGGGCGGTGCTCGCCGGCGGGGTCGCCGTGACCGTCGCCGCCATCCTCATCGCCGCCGTGGCCGCCGACCGCGCCGCCCGCGCGGTCTCCGACCGCGTCGACGTGCTGCGCCGAGCCGCCGCGCGCGGCGAGGCCGACCTGCACGCCCTGGTCGACGCGCTGCGCCAGGGCGAGACCCCGCCACAGCGGTCCTCGCGCCGCCGGCTGCCCGAGGACGCCGACGACTTCGAGCTGCTCGCCGCGGACCTCGCCCGTGCGCACGACGGCGCCGTCACCGCCGTCGTGCGCGCCGCCCAGCTCTCCAGTCACGCGGGCAACGAGCAGAAGCTGGAGGTCTTCGTCAACCTCGCGCGCAGGCTCCAGTCCCTCGTACACCGGGAGATCTCGATCCTCGACGAGCTGGAGAACGAGATCGAGGACCCTGATCTGCTCAAGGGCCTGTTCCACGTGGACCACCTGGCCACCCGCATCCGGCGGCACGCCGAGAACCTCGCCGTGCTCGGCGGTGCCGTCTCCCGGCGGCAGTGGAGCAACCCGGTGAGCATGACCGAGGTGCTGCGCTCCGCCATCGCCGAGGTCGAGCAGTACTCCCGGGTCAAACTGGTGCCGCCGATCGACGGCGAACTGCGCGGCCACGCGGTCGCCGACGTCATCCACCTGCTGGCCGAACTCATCGAGAACGCCTCGGTGTTCTCCGCCCCGCACACCCAGGTGCTGCTCCGGGCCAACCTCGTCACCTCCGGGCTGGCCGTGGAGGTCGAGGACCGCGGACTCGGCATGCCCGTCGGCGAGCAGAACCGGATGAACGCCCTGCTCGCCGACCCCGACCAGGTCAACGTCGCCAGCCTGCTGGCCGACGGCCGCATCGGGCTCTACGTCGTCTCCCAGCTCGCGCGCCGACACGGCATCCATGTGCGCCTGCAGACCAACATCTACGGCGGTGTGCAGGCCGTACTCGTGGTCCCGCAGGCGCTGTTGGGCACGGTGGCCGGGGCGCCCGCCGAGTCGTCCGGGGCCGGTGCGCCGCAGCCCCGGGAGGCGGCCGACACCGGCGCGCCGTCGCCGATGCCCTCGCCGGTGCCGGCTGTCTGGTCGGAAGAAGGGCGTGGTCCTCTCTCTGAGACCTCCGGTACGGGTACGGGGCAGACCTCTGGCACCGGCCAGACCTCGGGTACCGGCCGGACCTCCGGTACCGGGCGACGGAGGCACGCCCAGGGCGGGACCGGTCGGTACGGGGCCGAGAGCGGCTCCGGGCAGAGCGGCTCCGGGCGGAGCGCTGCCGAGGCAACGGGTGCCGGGGCCGGCTCGGTGCGGTCCGAGGCCGAGGCCGTCGGGAGCGGGCGGGGCCCAGGCGCGCCGGCACCGCTGCCCGTGCGAGGCGCCCGGCAGGACCGGCCCACCCCTGCCGCTGCCGTGCCCGGCATCGGCGCCGGGGACCGGTCCGTGGTCGAGGCGCACGACGGCATCCTTCCCACCCCGCGCGCCGGCACCGTGCGCGGCACCATGGGCAAGCCCCAACTGCCCCGCCGCCGCGCCCAGGAACACATCGTGCCCCAGCTGCGCGGCGGTCCGGCACCCCGCCAGGACGCCGACACCGTCGCGGGGCACGACCCGGGTCTGATGGCGGCCTTCCAACGCGGAATCGGACTCGCCGAGGCGCAGCAGCACATGCAGCACATGGAACACGTCGAGCGTATGGCGGCTGTACCCATGGAGCCCGTACCCATGGAGTCGGCATTCATGGTGCCCGTTTCCATGGATCCGGCACCCACGGAGCCCGGATCCTTGGAGTCCGCGTCCATGAACGGGCCCGACCTCTTGGAGCCGGTTGAGCCGGCCCCCATACCCCAAGGGCGCGCCCATACGCCCGGATTCGACGGTGCCGGTGGCGCCGGCCGGCCCGACGGGAGCGCACCGGCCGGCTGA
- a CDS encoding GTP-binding protein, translating into MDYDDSSDPFPTALKILVAGGFGVGKTTFVGAVSEIAPLSTEELLTTVSVGTDSLDGIENKMETTVAMDFGRITLDPEHVLYLFGTPGQERFWFMWDELSEGALGAVILADTRRLEDCFAAVDFFEERGLGFVIAVNEFDGAYRYDPDEVRAAIDLDPQIPVVRCDARISSSGVQTLLTLVRHLLAHAPATAPSHGAHM; encoded by the coding sequence ATGGACTACGACGACAGCTCTGACCCGTTCCCGACCGCGCTGAAGATCCTGGTGGCGGGCGGGTTCGGGGTCGGCAAGACGACCTTCGTGGGTGCGGTCAGCGAGATCGCCCCGCTCAGTACGGAGGAGCTGCTCACCACGGTCAGCGTCGGAACGGACAGTCTCGACGGCATCGAGAACAAGATGGAGACCACGGTCGCCATGGACTTCGGCCGGATCACCCTCGATCCGGAGCATGTGCTGTACCTGTTCGGTACACCGGGGCAGGAGCGTTTCTGGTTCATGTGGGACGAGCTGTCCGAGGGCGCGCTCGGTGCGGTGATCCTCGCCGACACCCGGCGCCTGGAGGACTGCTTCGCGGCCGTGGACTTCTTCGAGGAGCGCGGGCTCGGCTTCGTCATCGCCGTCAACGAGTTCGACGGCGCCTACCGCTACGACCCCGATGAGGTCCGCGCGGCCATCGACCTCGACCCGCAGATCCCCGTCGTCCGCTGCGACGCGCGGATCTCCAGCTCCGGTGTGCAGACCCTGCTCACCCTCGTACGCCACCTCCTCGCCCACGCTCCGGCGACCGCGCCGAGCCATGGCGCCCACATGTGA
- the tdh gene encoding L-threonine 3-dehydrogenase, which produces MKALVKEKAEPGLWLTDVPEPEIGPGDVLIKVMRTGICGTDLHIRAWDGWAQQAIRTPLVVGHEFVGQVVETGRDVTDIRIGDRVSGEGHLVCGKCRNCLAGRRHLCRATIGLGVGRDGAFAEYVALPATNVWVHRVPVDLDVAAIFDPFGNAVHTALSFPLVGEDVLITGAGPIGLMAAAVARHAGARNVVVTDVSEERLELARKIGVSLALNVGRSTIADGQRELGLREGFDIGLEMSGRPEAMRDMIANMTHGGRIAMLGLPSQEFPVDWSRIVTSMITIKGIYGREMFETWYAMSVLLEGGLDLAPVITGRYGYRDFEAAFADAASGKGGKVILDWTA; this is translated from the coding sequence GTGAAGGCGCTGGTCAAGGAGAAGGCGGAGCCGGGGCTCTGGCTGACGGACGTCCCGGAGCCGGAGATCGGCCCCGGTGACGTGCTGATCAAGGTCATGCGTACCGGTATCTGCGGCACCGACCTGCACATCCGGGCCTGGGACGGCTGGGCGCAGCAGGCGATCCGCACCCCGCTCGTCGTCGGGCACGAGTTCGTCGGGCAGGTCGTCGAGACCGGCCGCGACGTGACCGACATCCGCATAGGGGACCGTGTCAGCGGCGAGGGCCATCTGGTGTGCGGCAAGTGCCGCAACTGCCTGGCCGGCCGCCGTCATCTGTGCCGCGCCACCATCGGCCTCGGCGTCGGCCGCGACGGCGCGTTCGCCGAGTACGTCGCCCTGCCCGCGACCAACGTCTGGGTGCACCGGGTCCCCGTCGACCTCGACGTCGCCGCGATCTTCGACCCGTTCGGCAACGCCGTGCACACCGCGCTGTCCTTCCCGCTGGTCGGCGAGGACGTCCTGATCACCGGCGCCGGTCCGATCGGCCTGATGGCCGCCGCCGTCGCCCGGCACGCGGGCGCCCGCAACGTCGTCGTCACCGACGTCAGCGAGGAGCGCCTGGAACTGGCCCGCAAGATAGGGGTCAGCCTGGCCCTGAACGTCGGACGGTCCACCATCGCCGACGGCCAGCGCGAGCTGGGGCTGCGCGAGGGCTTCGACATCGGCCTGGAGATGTCCGGCCGCCCCGAGGCCATGCGGGACATGATCGCGAACATGACGCACGGCGGCCGGATCGCCATGCTCGGCCTGCCGTCCCAGGAGTTCCCGGTCGACTGGTCCCGGATCGTCACGTCGATGATCACCATCAAGGGCATCTACGGCCGCGAGATGTTCGAGACCTGGTACGCGATGTCGGTGCTGCTGGAGGGCGGCCTGGACCTCGCCCCCGTGATCACCGGCCGCTACGGCTACCGCGATTTCGAGGCGGCCTTCGCCGACGCAGCCAGCGGCAAGGGCGGCAAGGTCATCCTCGACTGGACCGCGTGA
- a CDS encoding GAF domain-containing protein: MSYEPPRPVRGLLLTPEDREAPARVDRLRRLGLADRPDPALDAFAGHLAQLTGAPYAMVNFIGEEHQFFAGLSAPAVAPVVREDGTRAEIGRVLPRDHGFCPHVVVRHKALVLEDVRDYPRFAGNPMVDAYGIRSYMGAPLIDRCGMALGTVCAADTEPRVWGRAGLETIKALAAELIGRLERSIEDGLPL; this comes from the coding sequence ATGAGCTACGAGCCACCCCGGCCGGTTCGGGGTCTGCTGCTCACCCCCGAGGACAGAGAAGCCCCCGCCCGCGTCGACCGGCTGCGCCGACTCGGCCTGGCGGACCGCCCCGATCCCGCGCTCGACGCCTTCGCCGGCCATCTCGCCCAGCTCACCGGTGCGCCGTACGCCATGGTCAACTTCATCGGCGAGGAGCACCAGTTCTTCGCCGGCCTGAGCGCCCCCGCCGTCGCGCCGGTCGTCCGCGAGGACGGCACCAGAGCCGAGATCGGCCGAGTGCTGCCCCGGGACCATGGGTTCTGCCCCCATGTGGTGGTCCGCCACAAGGCGTTGGTCCTCGAGGACGTCCGCGACTACCCGCGCTTCGCCGGCAACCCGATGGTCGACGCCTACGGCATCCGCTCCTATATGGGCGCCCCACTCATTGACCGCTGCGGCATGGCGCTCGGCACCGTGTGCGCCGCCGACACCGAACCACGCGTATGGGGGAGGGCGGGCCTGGAGACCATCAAGGCGCTCGCCGCCGAACTCATAGGACGACTCGAACGGAGCATCGAGGACGGGCTGCCCTTGTGA
- a CDS encoding roadblock/LC7 domain-containing protein, with protein MASDAPTAHASDLDWLLSGLVQRVPHTTSAVLLSCDGLVKSVHGLDIDSADHMAALASGLYSLGRSAGVRFGDGGEVRQVVVELDTTLLFVTTAGSGTCLAVLAGREADAAVLGYEMAMLVKSVRPYLVTAPRQHPVDSAATRP; from the coding sequence ATGGCGAGCGATGCGCCGACCGCCCATGCATCCGACCTCGACTGGCTGCTGAGCGGCCTCGTGCAGCGCGTACCGCACACCACCAGCGCGGTGCTCCTGTCCTGCGACGGGCTGGTGAAGTCCGTGCACGGCCTGGACATCGACAGCGCCGACCACATGGCCGCCCTGGCCTCCGGCCTGTACTCGCTCGGCCGCAGTGCGGGCGTCCGGTTCGGCGACGGCGGGGAAGTCCGCCAGGTCGTCGTCGAACTCGACACGACCCTGCTGTTCGTCACCACCGCCGGCTCCGGTACCTGTCTCGCCGTGCTCGCGGGCCGCGAGGCCGACGCCGCGGTGCTCGGCTACGAGATGGCGATGCTCGTCAAGAGCGTGCGCCCCTACCTGGTGACCGCGCCCCGCCAGCACCCCGTCGACTCAGCGGCGACGAGGCCTTGA
- a CDS encoding glycine C-acetyltransferase, whose translation MFDTVRDDLRVTLDEIRAAGLHKPERVIGTPQSATVNVTAGGRPGEVLNFCANNYLGLADHPEVIAAAHEALDRWGYGMASVRFICGTQEVHKELEARLSAFLGQEDTILYSSCFDANGGVFETLLGEEDAVISDALNHASIIDGIRLSKARRFRYANRDLADLEAKLKEATEGGARRKLVVTDGVFSMDGYVAPLGEICDLADRYDAMVMVDDSHAVGFVGPTGRGTPELHGVMDRVDIITGTLGKALGGASGGYVAARAEIVALLRQRSRPYLFSNTLAPVIAAASLKVLDLLEAADDLRVRLNENTALFRRRMTEEGFDVLPGDHAIAPVMIGDAAKAGRMAELLLERGVYVIGFSYPVVPQGQARIRVQLSAAHSAEDVNRAVDAFIAARAELAA comes from the coding sequence ATGTTCGACACCGTCCGCGACGACCTGCGCGTCACCCTCGACGAGATCCGCGCCGCCGGTCTGCACAAGCCCGAACGGGTCATCGGCACCCCGCAGTCCGCGACCGTCAACGTCACCGCCGGCGGCCGTCCCGGCGAGGTCCTCAACTTCTGCGCCAACAACTACCTCGGGCTCGCCGACCACCCCGAGGTGATCGCCGCCGCCCACGAGGCGCTGGACCGCTGGGGCTACGGCATGGCCTCCGTGCGCTTCATCTGCGGCACCCAGGAGGTGCACAAGGAGCTGGAGGCCCGGCTGTCGGCGTTCCTCGGCCAGGAGGACACGATCCTGTACTCCTCCTGCTTCGACGCCAACGGCGGTGTCTTCGAGACCCTCCTCGGCGAGGAGGACGCAGTGATCTCCGACGCGCTCAACCACGCCTCCATCATCGACGGCATCCGCCTGTCCAAGGCCCGCCGCTTCCGCTACGCCAACCGCGACCTCGCCGACCTGGAGGCCAAGCTCAAGGAGGCGACCGAGGGCGGTGCCCGGCGCAAGCTGGTCGTCACCGACGGCGTCTTCTCGATGGACGGATACGTCGCCCCGCTCGGCGAGATCTGCGACCTCGCCGACCGCTACGACGCGATGGTCATGGTCGACGACTCGCACGCCGTCGGCTTCGTCGGCCCGACCGGCCGCGGCACCCCCGAGCTGCACGGCGTCATGGACCGTGTCGACATCATCACCGGCACCCTCGGCAAGGCCCTCGGCGGCGCCTCCGGCGGCTACGTCGCGGCCCGCGCCGAGATCGTCGCCCTGCTGCGCCAGCGCTCCCGCCCGTACCTGTTCTCCAACACCCTCGCCCCGGTGATCGCCGCCGCCTCCCTGAAGGTCCTCGACCTGCTGGAGGCCGCCGACGACCTGCGCGTCCGCCTGAACGAGAACACCGCGCTCTTCCGCCGCCGGATGACCGAGGAGGGCTTCGACGTCCTCCCCGGTGACCACGCCATCGCCCCCGTGATGATCGGCGACGCGGCGAAGGCGGGCCGCATGGCCGAGCTGCTGCTGGAGCGGGGTGTGTACGTGATCGGCTTCTCCTACCCGGTCGTCCCGCAGGGCCAGGCCCGCATCCGTGTCCAGCTGTCCGCCGCGCACTCCGCCGAGGACGTCAACCGCGCGGTGGACGCGTTCATCGCGGCGCGCGCCGAGCTGGCGGCCTGA
- a CDS encoding MmcQ/YjbR family DNA-binding protein has product MPDAEDVRRIALSLPDTTEQIAWSMPTFRVAGKMFATLPEEETSIAVRCPKEERDELVLAEPGKFWIAGHEAQFAWVRARLSALEDEGELRDILADSWRQAAPPRLLDAHPELGRPPAE; this is encoded by the coding sequence ATGCCGGACGCTGAAGACGTACGCCGTATCGCCCTGTCCCTGCCCGACACCACGGAGCAGATCGCCTGGAGCATGCCCACGTTCCGGGTGGCCGGGAAGATGTTCGCGACCCTGCCCGAGGAGGAGACCTCCATCGCCGTGCGCTGCCCCAAGGAGGAGCGCGACGAGCTGGTGCTGGCCGAGCCGGGCAAGTTCTGGATCGCCGGCCACGAGGCCCAGTTCGCGTGGGTAAGAGCGAGACTCTCGGCGCTAGAGGACGAGGGCGAGCTGCGCGACATCCTCGCCGACTCCTGGCGCCAGGCCGCCCCGCCCCGGCTCCTGGACGCCCACCCCGAGTTGGGCCGCCCGCCCGCGGAGTGA
- a CDS encoding helix-turn-helix domain-containing protein produces the protein MRTSEGPLDTRIDTRLGVRLAELRAQHGWSLGELAQRSGVSRSTLSRAERAETSPTAALLNRLCHVYGRTMSQLLSEVEAAPAPLVRAADQQLWEDRAAGFVRRSVSPPHPGLRGELVEGRLAPGADIAYDRPPVTGLEQHLWVLDGALEVTVGDSVHHLDTGDCLRMRVVGPTRFRCAGPGATRYVLAVVRP, from the coding sequence ATGAGAACCTCCGAGGGACCCCTCGACACCCGGATCGACACTCGGCTCGGCGTCCGACTGGCCGAGCTGCGCGCCCAACACGGCTGGTCCCTGGGCGAGTTGGCACAGCGCAGCGGGGTGAGCCGGTCGACCCTGTCGCGCGCCGAACGCGCCGAGACCAGCCCCACCGCCGCCCTGCTGAACCGGCTCTGCCACGTCTACGGCCGCACCATGTCCCAGCTGCTGAGCGAGGTCGAGGCGGCACCGGCCCCGCTGGTGCGGGCCGCCGACCAGCAGCTCTGGGAGGACCGGGCCGCCGGCTTCGTACGCCGCTCCGTCTCCCCGCCGCACCCCGGACTGCGCGGCGAACTGGTCGAGGGCCGGCTCGCGCCCGGCGCCGACATCGCCTACGACCGCCCGCCCGTGACCGGCCTGGAGCAGCATCTGTGGGTGCTCGACGGTGCCTTGGAGGTGACCGTCGGCGATTCGGTCCACCACCTGGACACCGGCGACTGCCTGCGGATGCGCGTCGTCGGCCCGACCCGGTTCCGCTGCGCCGGACCCGGCGCGACGCGGTACGTGCTGGCGGTGGTGCGGCCGTGA
- a CDS encoding MFS transporter has product MTGTDARQDSTTGHGRRHRHIPQTRWPRRARRTEAGPPPVWSRNFALFFAARAVARLGDTMLPVALAAGLLEHGYGAGAVGLAMASTAAAFAGLVVFGGVVADRFSTRRLMIGADLARLVTQSLAASLFFAGHVVLWQICVIGFVNGVAGAVFQPGVASTVPRLAADIQGANGAIRIAESAAQLAGPAVAGLLVGFASPGGVFAAHAATYAASALCLLLLRLPPLPESARGTAGRGMRAFRADLVQGWREFRSRAWLWGVITVWCLYMIAVWGPTVPLVATEVVQHHGPRAYGLVNSALGAGTVVGGVLALRLRPRRMLRAGALALFAFFGFPAAVGAGLGVAVMAAGAAVAGAGMSFWSVMWATSVQTQVPADVLNRIHAYDVAGSLAMMPVGQALAGPAAGVLGAGHVLLVSAVTSVVVAATLLVIPAVRDLVRAEPDRPGHRHLRGHSRT; this is encoded by the coding sequence ATGACGGGAACGGACGCACGGCAGGACAGCACCACCGGGCACGGACGGCGCCACCGTCACATCCCGCAGACCCGGTGGCCTCGGCGGGCTCGTCGGACCGAGGCGGGCCCGCCACCCGTCTGGTCGCGGAACTTCGCCCTGTTCTTCGCGGCCCGGGCCGTGGCCCGGCTCGGCGACACCATGCTGCCCGTGGCCCTCGCCGCCGGCCTGCTGGAGCACGGGTACGGCGCGGGCGCGGTCGGCCTCGCCATGGCCTCGACGGCGGCCGCCTTCGCCGGACTCGTCGTCTTCGGCGGGGTCGTCGCCGACCGCTTCAGCACCCGCCGCCTGATGATCGGCGCCGACCTGGCCCGGCTCGTCACCCAGTCCCTGGCCGCGAGCCTGTTCTTCGCCGGCCATGTGGTGCTGTGGCAGATCTGCGTCATCGGCTTCGTCAACGGCGTCGCGGGCGCGGTCTTCCAGCCCGGCGTGGCCAGCACGGTGCCCCGGCTCGCCGCCGACATCCAGGGCGCCAACGGGGCGATCCGCATCGCCGAGTCCGCCGCCCAGCTCGCCGGACCGGCCGTCGCCGGCCTCCTCGTCGGCTTCGCCTCGCCCGGCGGGGTCTTCGCCGCGCACGCCGCCACCTACGCGGCCAGCGCCCTGTGCCTGCTGCTGCTCCGGCTGCCCCCGCTGCCCGAGAGCGCCCGCGGCACCGCAGGCCGCGGGATGCGCGCCTTCCGGGCCGATCTGGTCCAGGGCTGGCGGGAGTTCCGCTCCCGGGCCTGGCTGTGGGGTGTGATCACCGTCTGGTGCCTGTACATGATCGCCGTGTGGGGTCCGACCGTCCCGCTCGTGGCCACGGAGGTGGTCCAGCACCACGGCCCGCGCGCCTACGGCCTGGTCAACTCGGCTCTCGGCGCGGGCACCGTCGTCGGCGGCGTGCTCGCCCTGCGGCTGCGTCCGCGCCGGATGCTCCGGGCGGGCGCACTCGCCCTGTTCGCCTTCTTCGGCTTCCCGGCGGCCGTCGGCGCGGGCCTCGGCGTGGCGGTGATGGCGGCCGGGGCGGCCGTCGCCGGCGCCGGGATGTCCTTCTGGAGCGTGATGTGGGCGACCAGCGTGCAGACCCAGGTCCCGGCCGACGTCCTCAACCGCATCCACGCCTACGACGTGGCCGGGTCCCTCGCGATGATGCCGGTCGGCCAGGCTCTCGCCGGCCCGGCGGCCGGGGTCCTCGGTGCCGGTCACGTCCTGCTGGTCTCCGCCGTGACCAGCGTGGTGGTGGCCGCGACCCTGCTCGTGATCCCGGCGGTACGGGACCTGGTGCGGGCCGAGCCGGACAGACCCGGGCACCGGCACCTCCGTGGTCACTCGCGGACATGA
- a CDS encoding GNAT family N-acetyltransferase, which translates to MARWNGAHVRAHAPQLAELLADTVDGGASVGFLAPLARAEAAAWWRERADATAAGRLAVWAAVDDSGRVTGTVSLAHPDKPNSRHRAELVKLMVHRTARGRGLGRLLLATAEEAAAAAGVTLLHLDTETGSPAEHLYRAAGWTRAGVIPDYALSPAGELRPTTLYYKRLAE; encoded by the coding sequence GTGGCTCGCTGGAACGGCGCCCACGTGCGCGCGCACGCCCCGCAGCTGGCGGAGCTGCTGGCCGACACGGTGGACGGCGGCGCCTCCGTCGGTTTCCTCGCCCCGCTCGCCCGCGCGGAGGCCGCCGCCTGGTGGCGTGAGCGCGCGGACGCGACGGCGGCGGGCCGGCTCGCGGTGTGGGCGGCCGTGGACGACTCGGGCCGGGTCACCGGCACCGTGAGCCTGGCCCACCCCGACAAGCCGAACAGCCGCCACCGCGCGGAACTGGTGAAGCTGATGGTGCACCGCACCGCGCGCGGGCGGGGACTCGGCCGTCTCCTCCTCGCCACTGCCGAAGAGGCCGCAGCCGCCGCCGGTGTCACCCTGCTCCACCTCGACACCGAGACCGGCAGCCCCGCCGAGCACCTGTACCGCGCGGCCGGCTGGACGCGGGCCGGTGTCATCCCCGACTACGCGCTGAGCCCGGCGGGCGAGCTGCGGCCGACGACCCTCTACTACAAACGGCTCGCGGAGTGA
- a CDS encoding DUF742 domain-containing protein, whose product MAAAGDGPWLDDAAGRLVRPFTVSNGRTEPSVALDLMSQVMATGVTPLGYLGPEHAQALDLCRAPVSVAEVAAHLKLPAVVTKVLLSDLVDCGALTTKPPVFHHTPTDRSLLEAVLDGLRRQL is encoded by the coding sequence GTGGCCGCGGCCGGCGACGGGCCCTGGCTGGACGACGCGGCCGGACGGCTCGTGCGCCCGTTCACGGTCAGCAACGGACGGACCGAGCCCAGCGTCGCCCTCGACCTGATGTCGCAGGTGATGGCCACCGGAGTGACCCCGCTCGGCTACCTCGGCCCCGAGCACGCCCAGGCGCTGGACCTGTGCCGCGCGCCCGTGTCGGTCGCCGAGGTCGCCGCGCATCTGAAACTGCCCGCGGTGGTCACCAAGGTGCTGCTCTCCGACCTCGTCGACTGCGGGGCGCTGACCACCAAGCCCCCCGTCTTCCACCACACACCCACTGACCGGTCTCTGCTGGAGGCAGTGCTCGATGGACTACGACGACAGCTCTGA
- a CDS encoding LysR family transcriptional regulator — MIEARRLHILRAVADHRTVTAAAAALYLTPSAVSQQLTALEQETGHRLVERSAKGVRLTPAGEILLSHTNAVLAQLERAEAELAAYGSGEAGTVTVAAFATGIAQVVAPAVARLAETAPGICIRVQDAEGDASLPMVLDRQVDVAVAVEYRGAPPADDPRLTHVPLYAEPFDAVVPVGHRLADTAEIPLADLAKDPWIGPYPGNPCHDVVVLACESAGFQPRLEHSSDDFRAVVALASAGAGVALVPRSALKGMDLTRVIVRPVDGVAPTRRVFAAVRRGAEGHPLIRPVLEALGRAAQEA, encoded by the coding sequence ATGATCGAGGCACGGCGGCTCCACATCCTCCGTGCGGTGGCCGACCACCGCACGGTCACGGCGGCAGCCGCCGCGCTCTATCTCACCCCCTCCGCCGTCTCCCAGCAGCTGACGGCCCTGGAGCAGGAGACCGGCCACCGGCTGGTCGAGCGCAGCGCGAAGGGGGTGCGGCTCACTCCGGCGGGCGAGATCCTGCTGAGCCACACCAACGCCGTCCTCGCCCAGCTGGAGCGGGCCGAGGCGGAACTCGCGGCCTACGGCTCGGGCGAGGCGGGCACGGTCACCGTGGCCGCCTTCGCCACCGGCATCGCCCAGGTCGTGGCCCCGGCCGTGGCCCGGCTCGCGGAGACCGCGCCCGGCATATGCATCCGCGTCCAGGACGCGGAGGGCGACGCGAGCCTGCCAATGGTGCTGGACCGGCAGGTCGACGTGGCGGTGGCCGTGGAGTACCGCGGCGCCCCGCCCGCCGACGACCCCCGGCTCACCCACGTCCCGCTGTACGCCGAGCCGTTCGACGCCGTCGTACCCGTCGGACACCGTCTCGCGGACACCGCCGAGATCCCCCTCGCCGACCTGGCCAAGGACCCCTGGATCGGCCCGTATCCCGGCAATCCCTGCCATGACGTGGTCGTCCTCGCCTGCGAGAGCGCCGGCTTCCAGCCCCGCCTGGAGCACTCCTCCGACGACTTCCGCGCCGTGGTCGCCCTGGCCTCGGCCGGCGCGGGCGTGGCCCTCGTACCGCGCTCGGCCCTGAAGGGCATGGACCTGACCCGGGTGATCGTCCGCCCTGTCGACGGTGTGGCCCCGACCCGCCGCGTCTTCGCCGCGGTCAGGCGCGGGGCCGAGGGGCATCCGCTCATCCGCCCGGTGCTCGAGGCGCTGGGGCGGGCGGCGCAGGAGGCGTGA